The Clostridioides sp. ES-S-0010-02 genome window below encodes:
- a CDS encoding alanine--glyoxylate aminotransferase family protein, with the protein MNNKINYAPGPTETRENVRLIRAEKTTNPDIDVDFVEFYKKTCEKFGNIVGTKNDIYILSGEGILGLEAACASLTEKGDRVLVIDNGIYGEGFKDFVKMYGGEYVLFSSQYTKSIDVDELRKFLEKDNNFKYATVVHCDTPTGVLNDVSEICPLLKEYGILTVVDSVAGMVGERLNVDESKIDVILGGSQKAISAPAGLTIVGISQDAKNCIKNRKTDIVGFYCNLSIWEGYYEKKYFPYTMPISDIMGLDRALDNILEEGVEKVLSRHEKIASSVRQAVEEYGLELFLEEGYSNTVTAIKIPESIGALKLTDYMLKNYNTLVATSLNQYMDAILRIGHMGENASLDKIVHILNVLDKSLKALEFNTNGSLVDLFNKYYF; encoded by the coding sequence ATGAATAATAAAATTAATTATGCACCAGGACCAACAGAAACTAGAGAAAATGTAAGGCTAATAAGAGCAGAGAAAACAACTAACCCAGATATAGATGTTGATTTTGTTGAGTTTTATAAGAAGACATGTGAAAAGTTTGGAAATATAGTTGGTACAAAGAATGATATTTACATATTAAGTGGTGAAGGAATATTGGGACTTGAAGCAGCTTGTGCTTCACTGACAGAGAAGGGTGATAGAGTTCTTGTAATTGACAATGGTATATATGGAGAAGGATTTAAAGACTTTGTAAAAATGTATGGTGGAGAGTATGTGCTTTTTTCAAGTCAATATACAAAAAGTATAGATGTTGATGAGTTAAGAAAGTTTTTAGAAAAGGATAATAACTTTAAATATGCAACAGTGGTTCATTGTGATACTCCAACAGGTGTATTAAATGATGTAAGTGAGATATGTCCGCTATTGAAGGAATATGGAATCTTAACTGTAGTGGATTCTGTGGCAGGTATGGTGGGTGAAAGGTTAAATGTAGATGAATCTAAAATAGATGTAATATTAGGCGGTTCTCAAAAAGCTATTTCTGCACCTGCGGGTCTTACTATAGTTGGTATAAGTCAAGATGCAAAAAATTGTATAAAAAATAGAAAAACAGACATAGTAGGTTTTTATTGTAATTTAAGTATATGGGAAGGATATTACGAAAAAAAATATTTCCCTTATACAATGCCAATAAGTGACATAATGGGTCTTGATAGAGCCTTAGACAATATACTAGAAGAGGGTGTGGAAAAGGTATTAAGTAGACATGAGAAAATAGCTTCTAGTGTAAGACAAGCTGTTGAAGAATATGGTTTAGAATTGTTTTTAGAAGAAGGATATTCTAATACAGTGACAGCAATAAAAATACCTGAAAGTATAGGAGCATTAAAACTTACTGATTATATGCTTAAAAATTACAATACACTTGTTGCAACATCATTAAATCAATATATGGATGCTATTTTGAGAATAGGTCATATGGGGGAAAATGCTAGTCTTGATAAAATAGTTCACATATTAAATGTATTGGATAAAAGTTTAAAAGCATTAGAATTTAATACAAATGGAAGTTTAGTAGATTTATTTAATAAATATTATTTTTAG
- a CDS encoding HAMP domain-containing histidine kinase, with protein MLKDINTKENFSIKEDYIMKKAVIYSILSMLVVTLAFIFFEYNRLYVLYEHQIKNTQSMAGMLIEKYPDDEVDIVKSIYNFDYSNAEVGEKALEKFGYGLENKMSNDKNFGIYLKSFFKESIFVFLIMFIAVTGIIYYFIRYINKRLSKIYFIVEQMAQENYLKEGSKLDNSGYLVEYNEYFKEGTFSKINNCLYELNRSLKIKFIKLEKEKESVKSLVTDISHQLKTPLASLKLYNTLLIEEDLDEDEAHEFLLTNKNSINKLENLINSLVNISRLEISMISIKKEDNDIKSTILNAIESITPKARIKNITLKINEFNSRIIPHDKKWTEESIFNVLDNAVKYTERNGEVNISIEETVNYFKIIIEDNGKGIAKNEFNNIFKRFYRGTDEEIESIEGSGVGLYLSRKILEEQGGNIMVSSNLGKGSKFSLFLTTM; from the coding sequence ATGTTAAAAGATATAAATACCAAAGAAAATTTTAGTATTAAAGAGGACTATATAATGAAAAAGGCTGTTATATATTCTATTTTATCCATGCTTGTGGTAACACTTGCATTTATATTTTTTGAATATAATAGACTATATGTTTTATATGAACATCAAATAAAAAATACTCAAAGTATGGCAGGTATGTTGATTGAAAAATATCCAGATGATGAGGTAGATATAGTAAAGTCTATTTATAATTTTGACTATAGTAATGCAGAGGTTGGAGAAAAAGCACTTGAAAAATTTGGATATGGGCTAGAAAATAAAATGTCAAATGATAAAAACTTTGGCATATATTTAAAATCTTTTTTTAAAGAATCAATTTTTGTTTTTTTAATAATGTTTATAGCCGTTACAGGAATAATATATTATTTTATAAGATACATAAACAAAAGATTAAGCAAGATTTATTTTATAGTGGAGCAAATGGCACAAGAAAATTATTTAAAAGAAGGTAGCAAGTTAGATAATTCTGGTTATTTGGTAGAATATAATGAGTATTTTAAAGAGGGTACATTTAGTAAGATTAACAATTGCCTGTATGAGTTAAATAGAAGTTTAAAGATAAAATTTATTAAATTAGAAAAAGAAAAGGAAAGTGTAAAATCATTAGTAACAGACATTTCTCATCAATTAAAAACTCCCTTAGCATCATTAAAATTATATAATACATTACTTATAGAAGAAGACTTAGACGAAGATGAAGCACATGAGTTTTTATTAACTAATAAAAATTCTATAAATAAATTGGAAAATTTAATAAATTCTTTAGTTAACATATCAAGACTAGAGATTAGTATGATAAGCATAAAAAAAGAAGATAATGACATAAAAAGTACTATTTTAAATGCTATAGAAAGTATAACTCCTAAAGCGAGAATTAAAAATATAACATTAAAAATAAATGAATTTAATAGTAGAATTATACCTCACGATAAAAAATGGACTGAGGAAAGTATTTTTAATGTATTAGACAATGCTGTTAAGTATACAGAAAGAAATGGAGAAGTAAATATATCCATAGAAGAGACTGTAAACTATTTTAAAATCATAATAGAGGATAATGGTAAAGGAATTGCAAAAAATGAATTTAATAACATATTTAAACGTTTTTATAGAGGAACAGATGAAGAAATTGAATCTATAGAAGGTAGTGGTGTAGGATTGTATTTAAGTAGAAAAATTTTGGAAGAACAAGGTGGTAATATCATGGTATCTTCTAATCTAGGAAAAGGAAGTAAGTTTTCTTTGTTTCTTACAACTATGTAA
- a CDS encoding DUF4846 domain-containing protein — protein MKLSKKITILSLMMLTLVGCSNGESKKTVEGSNHIQNSKKEEQSIVVHKDENILKDRYEPPKGFKRVDVEKGSFESFLRNTKLKNYGEKVKYYDGRTKESKGIYDSVFDVNIGDRDLHQCADAIMLMRAEYLYQNKRYDEISFDFVDGFKAKYSKWAEGYRISVKDSGSSWYKASEYSTSYDSFRKFMDIVFAYSGTLSLEKELKPVQLDDMKIGDVFIVGGSPGHASIIMDMAENEKTGEKVFMIAQSYMPAQQTQLLINRKQPNLSPWYNLNFEGDLTVPQWTFKRDQLKRF, from the coding sequence ATGAAACTGTCAAAGAAAATTACTATTTTATCATTGATGATGTTGACTTTAGTTGGATGCAGTAATGGGGAAAGTAAAAAAACAGTTGAAGGTTCTAACCATATTCAAAATTCTAAAAAAGAAGAGCAATCTATCGTAGTACATAAAGATGAAAATATATTAAAAGATAGGTATGAGCCACCAAAAGGATTTAAAAGGGTTGATGTAGAAAAAGGTAGCTTCGAAAGTTTTTTGAGGAATACTAAGTTGAAAAATTATGGTGAGAAAGTTAAGTATTACGATGGTAGAACTAAGGAATCAAAAGGTATCTATGATAGTGTATTCGATGTCAATATTGGTGATAGAGATTTGCATCAATGTGCAGATGCAATTATGCTTATGAGAGCAGAATACCTGTATCAGAATAAGAGATATGATGAAATAAGCTTTGACTTTGTGGATGGTTTTAAGGCTAAGTATTCAAAATGGGCAGAAGGATATAGGATTTCAGTAAAAGATAGTGGTTCAAGTTGGTATAAAGCAAGTGAATATTCAACATCATATGATAGTTTTAGAAAATTTATGGATATAGTATTTGCTTATTCAGGCACTTTATCACTTGAAAAAGAATTAAAACCTGTGCAACTTGATGATATGAAAATAGGGGATGTTTTTATAGTTGGAGGCAGTCCAGGACATGCAAGTATAATTATGGATATGGCAGAAAATGAAAAAACCGGAGAAAAGGTCTTTATGATAGCTCAAAGTTATATGCCTGCTCAACAAACTCAGCTTCTTATTAATCGTAAACAACCAAATTTAAGTCCTTGGTATAACTTGAATTTTGAGGGGGATTTAACAGTTCCTCAATGGACTTTTAAAAGAGACCAGCTAAAAAGGTTCTAA
- a CDS encoding bifunctional metallophosphatase/5'-nucleotidase: MKIRRYLILVIIILITTGQSFISYGLESFEESYKSVEQLNNFKHKIENSSKEITIFHTNDIHGRYAEGDEYIQIGNLATLKKETPNSILVDAGDCLHGLPIVNMNKGEDAIKLIKSVGYDYITPGNHDFNYGKDRLLELSKIANSGDKTLKFLASNIFEDDKNIFDSNDIKEIYGIKIGFFGLTTQETKSKTGSKNVEGLEFRNPIESAKEQVNELKRKGADVIVAISHIGTNSLSKPNSIDIANKVNGIDLIIDGHSHTKFENGKQVGDTLIVSTGQYLEHIGEVKLTLDTNDTEHIKIENKSARLIEKEEALEYKLDSNISEKIGEIKKQQEQVLDKVIGVTKNTLDGSYENVRTKETNLGNLIGDILLDKTKADISLFNGGNIRDTIEKGDITIGSIADVFPFSNTIVTKKLTGEQIKSVLEHGVKLYPEKNSAFLQVGGISYYFDPKQKEGEKITGIMKDGKSLDMNKEYTVATNDYIALGGDEFPCLSKEPMLEDFGSLESAVIEYIEYKKEICKSVDGRISIKTKEELIIKSNESNLVLNGDEDNLNDSEDSANNEDTKNSNENKRKNLDKMKARESSNIKASKAEIKEKSPKTGDLGIKDSMFIFVASSVLIYLFNNNQINLKNKKVK; encoded by the coding sequence TTGAAAATTAGAAGATATTTAATTTTAGTAATTATAATTCTAATTACAACAGGCCAGAGTTTTATTTCTTATGGACTAGAGAGTTTTGAAGAAAGTTATAAAAGTGTAGAACAATTAAATAACTTTAAGCACAAAATAGAAAACTCATCTAAAGAAATAACCATTTTTCACACTAATGACATACATGGAAGATATGCTGAAGGTGATGAATATATACAAATAGGTAATCTAGCTACATTAAAAAAGGAAACTCCAAATTCAATTTTAGTAGATGCAGGAGATTGCTTACATGGGTTACCAATAGTAAATATGAATAAAGGTGAAGATGCAATTAAATTAATTAAAAGTGTTGGATATGACTATATTACTCCAGGAAATCATGACTTCAATTATGGAAAGGATAGATTATTAGAGCTATCTAAAATTGCTAATTCAGGAGATAAAACTTTAAAATTTTTAGCATCAAATATATTTGAAGATGATAAGAACATATTTGACAGTAATGATATAAAAGAAATATATGGTATAAAAATAGGATTTTTTGGGCTTACAACCCAAGAAACAAAAAGTAAGACAGGCTCTAAAAATGTAGAAGGATTAGAGTTTAGAAATCCTATAGAAAGTGCAAAAGAGCAAGTAAATGAATTAAAAAGAAAAGGTGCTGATGTAATAGTTGCAATATCACATATTGGAACTAATAGTTTAAGTAAGCCAAATAGTATAGATATAGCAAATAAAGTTAATGGTATTGATTTAATTATTGATGGTCATAGCCACACTAAGTTTGAAAATGGTAAACAGGTTGGTGATACACTGATTGTAAGCACAGGGCAATATCTAGAACATATTGGTGAAGTAAAGTTAACATTGGATACTAATGATACAGAACATATAAAAATAGAAAATAAATCAGCAAGATTAATTGAAAAAGAAGAAGCATTAGAGTATAAGCTTGATTCTAACATAAGTGAAAAGATTGGTGAAATAAAGAAACAGCAGGAACAAGTTTTAGATAAAGTGATAGGAGTAACAAAAAATACTCTAGATGGCTCATATGAAAATGTAAGGACAAAAGAAACGAATCTAGGAAATTTAATAGGTGATATCTTATTAGATAAAACTAAAGCAGATATTTCGCTATTTAATGGGGGGAATATAAGAGATACAATTGAAAAAGGGGATATAACAATAGGAAGTATTGCAGATGTATTCCCTTTTAGCAATACTATAGTTACTAAAAAACTTACAGGAGAACAAATAAAAAGTGTTTTAGAACATGGAGTAAAACTGTATCCAGAAAAAAATTCAGCCTTTTTACAAGTGGGTGGAATCTCATACTATTTTGACCCAAAGCAGAAAGAAGGAGAAAAAATAACTGGTATTATGAAAGATGGAAAATCACTTGACATGAATAAAGAGTATACAGTTGCAACCAATGATTATATAGCACTAGGTGGAGATGAATTTCCTTGCTTATCAAAAGAACCAATGTTAGAAGATTTTGGAAGTTTAGAAAGCGCAGTAATTGAGTATATAGAGTATAAAAAAGAAATCTGCAAGAGTGTAGATGGAAGAATTAGCATTAAAACTAAGGAAGAATTGATAATTAAAAGTAATGAGAGTAACTTAGTATTAAATGGTGATGAAGATAATTTAAATGATAGCGAAGACAGTGCAAATAATGAGGATACTAAAAACTCAAATGAGAATAAACGTAAAAATTTAGATAAAATGAAAGCTAGAGAAAGTTCTAATATAAAAGCATCTAAAGCAGAAATTAAAGAGAAATCTCCTAAAACAGGCGATTTAGGTATCAAAGATAGTATGTTTATATTTGTAGCTTCGAGTGTTTTAATTTACTTATTCAATAATAATCAGATAAATTTAAAAAATAAAAAAGTAAAATGA
- a CDS encoding response regulator transcription factor produces MNNILLLEDDKSLNRGISFKLKKEGYNVFNTFSIEEARGIFFKEDINLIISDIGLPDGSGFDFCEEIRKKSDVYIIMLTALDEEVDIVTGYDLGADDYITKPFSLMVLISKVNAFMKRVNTVKNYTLLVCDDLFFYYIENKLIIKNDDKEEEIILSKTETKLLRYLMENSMQALTKEQLLESLWDSSGNFVDDNTVAVNIRRLRQKVEKNPSEPKYIKTVRGVGYIWGERSIKKC; encoded by the coding sequence ATGAATAATATATTACTTTTAGAAGATGATAAATCTTTAAATAGAGGGATTAGCTTTAAATTAAAAAAAGAGGGATACAATGTTTTTAATACATTTAGTATAGAAGAGGCAAGAGGTATTTTTTTTAAAGAGGATATAAATTTAATTATTTCTGATATAGGTTTACCAGATGGAAGTGGGTTTGATTTTTGTGAGGAGATTAGAAAGAAAAGTGATGTTTATATAATAATGCTTACAGCACTTGATGAAGAAGTGGATATTGTTACAGGTTATGATTTAGGTGCAGATGATTATATTACAAAGCCATTTAGTTTGATGGTATTAATCTCAAAAGTAAATGCATTTATGAAAAGGGTAAATACAGTAAAAAATTACACTTTACTGGTTTGTGATGATTTGTTTTTTTATTATATAGAAAATAAACTGATTATAAAAAATGATGACAAGGAAGAAGAAATAATTTTAAGTAAAACAGAGACTAAACTATTAAGATATTTGATGGAAAATTCAATGCAAGCTTTGACCAAAGAACAACTATTAGAATCTTTATGGGATAGTAGTGGTAATTTTGTAGATGATAATACAGTTGCAGTAAATATAAGAAGACTTAGACAAAAAGTAGAAAAGAATCCTTCTGAACCTAAGTATATAAAAACAGTAAGAGGAGTTGGATATATATGGGGTGAAAGGAGTATAAAAAAATGTTAA
- a CDS encoding ECF transporter S component codes for MEATAKQKFTTKDLVETSLLIALVFVATKFINIRLPISINGGLVHLGTAMLFISAIVFGSKKGALSGAIGMALFDLISGWTLWAPFTFIVRGIMGYLLGKIVWANGKNGENFLINVIGVVVSSIWMLFGYYVTEVILYGNFIIPLTSIPGNLMQVLIGLIIALPISKALKKCIR; via the coding sequence ATGGAAGCTACAGCTAAACAGAAATTTACAACAAAAGATTTGGTAGAAACTTCACTATTAATAGCGTTAGTATTTGTTGCAACCAAGTTTATAAATATAAGATTGCCAATATCTATAAATGGAGGTCTTGTACATTTAGGAACAGCAATGTTATTTATATCAGCAATAGTATTTGGAAGTAAAAAAGGTGCGTTATCAGGTGCTATTGGGATGGCTCTTTTTGATTTGATATCTGGGTGGACTCTATGGGCTCCATTTACATTTATAGTTAGAGGTATTATGGGGTATTTACTTGGAAAGATTGTATGGGCAAATGGCAAGAATGGAGAAAATTTTTTGATTAATGTAATAGGAGTAGTAGTTTCATCAATTTGGATGTTGTTTGGATATTATGTAACAGAGGTTATACTTTATGGTAATTTTATAATTCCACTTACTTCAATACCAGGCAATTTAATGCAGGTGTTAATAGGTCTTATAATAGCACTTCCTATTTCTAAAGCATTAAAAAAATGTATAAGATAG
- a CDS encoding ABC transporter ATP-binding protein — MKILYTESLSKHYGEGESLVKALDDVNLEINEGEFVAIIGKSGSGKSTLLHMIGGLDIPTSGKVYIDNKNIFTLKEEELAVFRRRKIGFIFQSYNLIPSLNVWENVVLPIGLDGRTVDEQFIKDLLKSLGLENKHDVLPNTLSGGQQQRVAIARALATRPAIILADEPTGNLDSKTSDEVMSILKSMSKKYSQTLVMITHDDSIAQMADRVIFIEDGKVSKVGDKND; from the coding sequence ATGAAAATACTATATACTGAAAGTTTATCAAAACATTATGGAGAAGGAGAAAGTTTAGTAAAAGCTTTAGATGATGTAAATTTAGAAATAAATGAAGGTGAATTTGTAGCTATAATAGGTAAATCTGGTTCTGGAAAAAGTACATTGTTACATATGATAGGTGGTCTCGATATACCTACATCTGGCAAGGTATACATTGATAATAAAAACATATTTACATTGAAAGAAGAAGAACTTGCTGTATTTAGAAGAAGAAAAATAGGCTTTATATTTCAAAGCTACAATCTAATTCCATCTCTTAATGTATGGGAAAATGTAGTATTACCAATCGGTCTAGATGGTAGAACTGTGGATGAACAATTTATAAAAGACCTTTTAAAATCTTTGGGGCTTGAAAATAAACACGATGTTTTACCAAATACATTATCAGGAGGTCAACAACAAAGAGTAGCAATAGCAAGAGCTTTGGCAACAAGACCAGCCATAATACTTGCTGATGAGCCAACTGGAAACTTGGATTCCAAAACATCAGATGAAGTTATGAGTATACTAAAGTCTATGTCTAAGAAATATAGTCAAACTTTGGTTATGATAACTCATGATGATAGTATAGCTCAAATGGCTGATAGAGTTATATTTATAGAGGATGGTAAGGTGTCAAAGGTTGGTGACAAAAATGATTAA
- a CDS encoding FtsX-like permease family protein, which produces MINTTKIAKSNVKQNKSKSILIIITIILSTLMLSSIGIYIVDTREYQKENTIKYSGNYQGVLANVNEKQAEILSNHADIELAGKMNGVGVEKLEDDTTISLSYMNEEGLKLNNFEFIKGKLPTKENEIVLDSGALKALGHGQKLGEKIKVPYDDYKSDKRIEKEFIITGILETSEIYEAGKNYSAIISETYMKNTRDMSQEDFNIYVKLKDKSDLSIEQAKEKLNKIANDIGLDTNNILVNENYINALKPDSETMIGGVLIGLVIVLSSILVIYNIFYISIVTKVQEFGKLRAIGATKKQVKAIVFKEGFILAGIAIPVGTILGYALANIIIKSFMDVDVKSSQLPVLLLVVVISFISVVLSLLKPMKVASKVSIVDAVRYTGNEISGKNDRKGHKNINLKNLSKANLERNKKRTYMTLTSLMLSGTIFITVSTALESFNAEKMAREHFPYDIEVRFTGYEMDSDKNPESNLNILQMNNPLGKDFLNQVKSIEGVKKTELGNSVKIGMEDYNVEFKHDLLQSINENDVKDLNKNLIDGKINFEGLQTGNEIVITHLDTAKEMGVKAGDKIKLTLYDGDKEIKKEFKVQAIAMGTPSFGIGKDFIDRTLKYDTTSTIGIYTEEGKYQEVKDAIKKIAKSNGYLEADFLDSRIESNKMMISFIKIMGYTLTGIIGVIGFMNLVNTMITSIVTRKKELGMLQAIGLTNRQLVKMLNSEAIYYTSRMMIGSIVFGGILGYIAVVFLRKTGLSYATYALPIVPILFMVVFILIAQFITTYLIGRSFNKESLIDRVRYSE; this is translated from the coding sequence ATGATTAATACTACTAAAATAGCAAAAAGTAATGTAAAACAAAATAAATCAAAAAGTATATTAATAATAATAACTATAATACTTTCAACATTGATGCTTTCATCTATAGGTATTTATATTGTCGATACAAGAGAATATCAAAAGGAAAATACAATAAAGTATTCAGGCAATTATCAAGGAGTATTAGCAAATGTAAATGAAAAACAAGCTGAAATATTAAGTAATCATGCAGATATTGAACTAGCTGGAAAAATGAATGGAGTGGGTGTTGAGAAGCTAGAAGATGATACAACCATTTCATTATCATATATGAATGAAGAGGGTTTAAAATTAAATAATTTTGAATTTATAAAAGGAAAATTACCAACAAAAGAAAATGAAATAGTACTAGATAGTGGAGCTTTAAAAGCATTAGGTCATGGTCAAAAATTAGGTGAAAAAATAAAAGTACCTTATGATGATTATAAAAGCGACAAAAGAATAGAAAAAGAATTTATAATAACTGGAATCTTAGAAACTAGTGAAATATATGAAGCAGGAAAGAATTATTCTGCTATTATATCAGAAACATATATGAAAAATACTAGAGATATGTCACAAGAAGATTTCAATATATATGTTAAATTAAAAGATAAGAGTGATTTATCTATAGAACAGGCAAAAGAAAAATTAAATAAGATTGCAAATGATATAGGATTAGATACTAATAATATACTTGTAAATGAAAATTATATAAATGCTTTAAAACCAGATAGTGAAACAATGATAGGAGGAGTTCTTATAGGCTTAGTAATTGTATTGTCTAGTATATTGGTAATATACAATATATTCTACATCTCAATAGTTACTAAAGTACAAGAGTTTGGAAAACTTAGAGCAATTGGTGCAACTAAAAAACAAGTAAAAGCAATAGTGTTTAAGGAAGGCTTTATATTAGCAGGAATAGCAATACCAGTAGGAACAATTTTAGGTTATGCACTTGCAAATATTATAATAAAATCATTTATGGATGTAGATGTAAAATCATCACAATTACCAGTGCTATTATTGGTTGTGGTAATAAGTTTTATATCTGTTGTTTTATCACTTTTGAAACCAATGAAAGTAGCTTCAAAGGTATCTATAGTTGATGCAGTAAGATATACTGGAAATGAAATAAGTGGTAAAAATGATAGAAAAGGACATAAAAATATAAATTTAAAGAATTTATCAAAAGCAAATTTAGAAAGAAATAAAAAGCGTACTTATATGACACTGACATCTCTTATGTTAAGTGGAACTATATTTATAACAGTATCTACTGCTTTAGAAAGTTTTAATGCTGAGAAGATGGCTAGAGAGCATTTTCCTTATGATATAGAAGTTAGATTTACTGGATATGAAATGGATAGCGACAAGAATCCTGAAAGTAATTTGAATATTCTACAAATGAATAATCCATTAGGTAAAGACTTTTTAAACCAAGTAAAGAGTATAGAAGGAGTCAAAAAAACTGAATTAGGAAATTCTGTAAAAATTGGGATGGAGGATTATAATGTTGAGTTTAAACATGACCTTTTACAGAGCATAAATGAAAATGATGTGAAGGATTTAAATAAAAACCTAATAGATGGAAAAATAAATTTTGAAGGGTTACAAACAGGAAACGAAATAGTCATTACTCACCTTGATACAGCAAAAGAAATGGGTGTAAAGGCTGGAGATAAAATAAAATTAACTCTATATGATGGAGATAAAGAGATAAAAAAAGAATTTAAAGTTCAAGCAATAGCTATGGGAACTCCAAGTTTTGGTATAGGAAAAGATTTTATAGATAGAACTTTGAAATATGATACAACAAGTACCATTGGAATATATACTGAAGAAGGAAAATATCAAGAAGTTAAAGATGCTATAAAGAAAATTGCTAAATCTAATGGATATTTAGAAGCGGATTTTTTAGATAGTAGAATAGAATCAAATAAGATGATGATTTCATTTATAAAAATAATGGGCTATACTTTAACTGGTATAATAGGTGTTATTGGATTTATGAATCTTGTAAATACAATGATAACTAGTATAGTTACTAGAAAAAAAGAACTTGGTATGCTTCAAGCAATTGGACTTACTAATAGACAATTAGTAAAAATGCTTAATTCAGAAGCTATATATTATACTTCTAGAATGATGATAGGAAGTATTGTCTTTGGAGGTATATTAGGATACATTGCAGTTGTATTTTTAAGAAAAACTGGATTATCTTATGCAACATATGCATTACCAATAGTACCAATTTTATTTATGGTTGTATTTATCCTTATAGCTCAATTTATAACAACTTATTTAATAGGAAGAAGCTTTAACAAAGAATCTCTTATTGATAGAGTAAGATATAGTGAATAA
- a CDS encoding ribonuclease Z encodes MIDLTLLGCGGNVPMPHRFLSSVFMNYKGRKILIDCGEGTQVSMKLKKCGFKDIDLICITHLHGDHIFGLLGLLSTIGNSGRTSDLTIVGPIGIIDCIRSMRNLVEYIPYTLKIIENPQGSFSLDNEYLKNIEISTIHLEHSIECIGYSFNFKRNPKFDINKATQNKVPKTIWKNLQDGQSVVLNSKKYTPDMVLGEPRKGVKVSLTTDTRPIDSIPNFIKDSDLFICEAMYGDDLDISKAVKNKHMTFREAANLAKLGNVKQLLLTHFSPSLDMPNMYLENATNVFENTIIGEDRLSLHLNFDE; translated from the coding sequence ATGATAGATTTAACTTTACTTGGATGTGGTGGAAATGTACCCATGCCACATAGATTTTTGTCTTCTGTATTCATGAATTATAAAGGCAGAAAAATACTAATTGATTGTGGTGAAGGCACTCAAGTATCTATGAAGTTGAAAAAATGTGGCTTTAAAGATATAGACTTGATTTGTATAACACATTTACATGGTGACCATATATTTGGACTTTTAGGGCTTCTATCAACGATTGGAAATAGCGGTCGTACAAGTGATTTAACTATAGTTGGTCCTATTGGAATAATTGATTGTATTCGTTCTATGAGAAATTTAGTAGAATACATACCCTATACTTTAAAAATTATAGAAAATCCTCAAGGTAGTTTTTCTTTAGATAATGAGTATTTGAAAAACATAGAGATTTCAACAATCCATTTAGAACACTCTATAGAGTGTATAGGATACAGTTTTAATTTTAAACGAAATCCTAAATTTGATATAAATAAAGCAACTCAAAATAAAGTTCCTAAAACAATATGGAAAAATCTTCAGGATGGTCAAAGTGTAGTTTTAAATTCAAAAAAATACACTCCAGACATGGTTTTAGGAGAACCAAGAAAAGGAGTTAAAGTAAGTCTTACAACAGATACAAGACCTATAGACTCAATACCTAACTTTATAAAAGATAGCGATTTATTTATATGTGAAGCTATGTATGGTGATGATTTAGATATTTCAAAAGCTGTCAAAAATAAGCATATGACTTTTAGAGAAGCTGCAAACCTTGCAAAACTAGGAAATGTTAAGCAACTTTTATTGACACACTTTAGCCCATCATTAGATATGCCTAACATGTACTTAGAAAATGCTACTAATGTTTTTGAAAATACGATTATTGGTGAAGATAGACTTAGCTTACACTTAAATTTTGATGAATAA